The Streptomyces pactum genome contains a region encoding:
- a CDS encoding GNAT family N-acetyltransferase — MTLATPVLHTARLRLRPFTDADADLLFALHSSIHVMRYWDSAPWNERARAERFVAMCGKMADEGTGARVAIDLASDGAFVGWCGLTEWDPVCRSASLGYCLDDAMWGHGYATEAAHALLRWAFDTLDLNRVQAETDTRNVASARVLEKIGFVREGTLREECVVNGEVSDTWVFGLIRREWRPSALPIPAR, encoded by the coding sequence ATGACTTTGGCCACTCCCGTACTGCACACCGCTCGCCTGCGGCTGCGGCCCTTCACCGACGCCGACGCGGACCTCCTCTTCGCGCTGCACAGCAGCATCCACGTGATGCGCTACTGGGACTCCGCGCCGTGGAACGAACGGGCTCGCGCCGAGCGCTTCGTCGCGATGTGCGGGAAGATGGCGGACGAAGGCACTGGGGCGCGGGTGGCCATCGACCTTGCTTCTGACGGGGCGTTCGTCGGCTGGTGTGGTCTGACCGAATGGGACCCGGTCTGCCGTAGCGCGTCCTTGGGCTACTGCCTCGACGACGCGATGTGGGGCCACGGCTACGCGACGGAAGCCGCACATGCCTTGCTTCGGTGGGCATTCGACACACTGGACCTGAATCGCGTTCAGGCCGAGACCGATACGCGCAACGTGGCATCTGCCCGGGTGCTGGAGAAGATCGGATTCGTGCGGGAAGGGACGTTGCGGGAAGAGTGCGTCGTGAACGGCGAGGTGTCCGACACGTGGGTGTTCGGGTTGATCAGGCGAGAGTGGCGGCCGTCGGCCTTGCCGATTCCAGCCCGCTAG
- a CDS encoding transposase: protein MGWAGGIPHTIPERIDQILGRLNRGIRGGRPPGFDRGIYRHHNVVERCFNRLKQWRGLATRYDETRESYQAAVAIASILLWI, encoded by the coding sequence TTGGGTTGGGCTGGTGGCATCCCGCACACGATTCCTGAACGCATCGACCAGATCCTCGGCCGCCTGAACCGCGGCATACGCGGCGGCCGGCCACCCGGCTTCGACCGAGGCATCTACCGCCACCACAACGTCGTCGAACGCTGCTTCAATCGCCTCAAGCAGTGGCGCGGGCTGGCCACTCGCTACGACGAGACCCGCGAGTCCTACCAAGCCGCCGTCGCCATCGCCTCAATCCTGCTCTGGATCTGA